A stretch of Sebastes fasciatus isolate fSebFas1 chromosome 19, fSebFas1.pri, whole genome shotgun sequence DNA encodes these proteins:
- the rabepk gene encoding rab9 effector protein with kelch motifs, whose amino-acid sequence MEFLPVLDPLDKPKEGIWYSLIPRGGAPGVSVGHTCTFIPSGDGGKGQIFIVGGANPNGSFSHSHIINLDNHEWDIPEWEGLESRYEHCSFVPESCPQSLWVFGGAQQSGNRNCIQNIQLTDSGSRWKNVAVNGKPPGPRTYHTNSACLGDKLYVCCGGEAGAAPVSDPKLHVFDTVSSTWSQPETQGRNPPARHGHVVVAVGSKIYIHGGMAGDKFHNDMYCLDTRSMKWDKVPAKGDIPPGVAAHSAVALGKNIYIFGGMTADGAGNSMYRFNSDKSRWVLMKFEGDMPPNRLDHSMCLLPWRVCAEGNGDEEQTNSPAASETINLAFVFGGMDTQGIIHNDCIVTVVT is encoded by the exons ATGGAGTTTCTCCCAGTACTCGACCCTCTAGATAAACCCAAAGAAGGAATATG GTATTCTTTGATACCCAGGGGAGGTGCTCCAGGTGTTAGTGTGGGTCACACCTGCACCTTTATTCCATCTGGAGATGGAGGAAAAGGACAGATCTTTATTGTTGGGGGAGCCAACCCCAACGGCAGTTTCTCACATTCGCATATCATAAAtctag ATAATCATGAATGGGACATCCCAGAGTGGGAGGGTTTGGAGTCACGGTATGAACACTGCAGCTTTGTGCCAGAGAGCTGCCCTCAGAGCCTGTGGGTGTTCGGAGGGGCACAGCAGAGCGGCAATCGCAATTGTATCCAGAATATACAGCTAACGG ACAGTGGGTCTCGCTGGAAGAATGTAGCGGTGAATGGCAAACCCCCCGGTCCCAGGACGTACCACACCAACTCAGCCTGCCTAGGGGACAAACTATACGTCTGTTGTGGTGGGGAAGCAGGAGCTGCACCTGTCTCAGACCCCAAACTCCACGTCTTTGATACAG TGTCTTCCACCTGGTCCCAACCAGAAACACAAGGCAGAAACCCACCAGCCAGACATGGCCACGTTGTCGTAGCGGTGGGTTCAAAGATCTACATTCATGGAGGCATGGCTGGAGACAAATTCCACAACGATATGTACTGTCTTGACACAA GGAGCATGAAGTGGGACAAAGTGCCGGCCAAAGGAGACATCCCACCAGGAGTAGCAGCCCACTCAGCTGTGGCGCTGGGCAAGAACATCTACATTTTTGGGGGGATGACTGCAGATGGAGCCGGCAACTCCATGTACAGATTCAACAGTG ACAAAAGTAGATGGGTCCTCATGAAGTTTGAAGGGGATATGCCACCTAACCGCCTAGACCACTCCATGTGTTTATTGCCCTGGAGGGTGTGTGCTGAGGGGAATGGAGATGAGGAGCAAACCAACAGCCCAGCAGCCTCAGAGACAATAAATCTGGCCTTTGTATTCGGAGGAATGGACACCCAGGGCATCATTCATAATGACTGTATTGTGACTGTGGTGACATGA